The genomic region CCGCGGCGCCGGAGCCCTTCCTGGCGTGGTCGCACTGCTCCTCCTGGCCGCACCCGCTGCGGCTGCCCCGTGGAACCGCGGGGTCGATGCACGCGCCGATGCACTGGCCGCACGGCTCGACGGGCGCGGCGACTACCACGCCGAGTTCGCACGGGCACTGGCCGATCGGGCGGTCGAGGAGGCGGCACAGCACGACCTGCCCGCCGCCCGTCGCTTCATCGGAATGGCCGAGCAGGAGGCCGACCGGAGCATGGAGCGCCCCGGGCGGTAACCCCGGGCCACACCACCAGGCACACGTTCAGCGGCCCCCATCCTCCCGCGGGCCGCAGAGGATGAGCAGCTCGTCGTCGGCCGGCGACAGCCACCACCCCCTCCGCTCCACCACCGGCGCCACCCGATCGATCCGGAGATGGCGGGCGATGGTGTGCTCCATCGCGACCCGGGAGAAGCGATAGGGGCGCAAACGCCTGCGCAGCGGGGGCAGCAGACGACGGGCGAGGTAGTGCAGCCGCGCCACCAGCGGCGCGCAGACCAGCACCGACAGCAGCACCACCCCCTCCGGCTTGAGCAGCCGGGCTATCTCGTGCAGCACGATCTCCGGATTCTGGGTGAAGCTCAGGGTATTGATGCAGAGGATCAGGTCGGCGCAGCGACCGGGCAGCGGAATCGACTCGGCGGCGCAGTTGATGTAGGCGGCATCCTCGGGCAGCGCCCCGGGAAAACGGCGGCGGATGTCGTCGAGCAACGGATCGACCAGTGTCTTGTGCCCCGGCCCGATCTCCCGGCTGAGGCAGGCGGGGCCGCAGCCGATCTCGATGATCTCGCTCTCCTCGTCGAGCGGCGGCAACCACGACCGCAACCTGTCGAGGTAGCGTGCCCGCAGCCGCTCCCGCGCGGCATCGAGCACATCGCCCCCGCCCCAACAGGCCAGCTGGCGTGCCTGCGACTCCAGCCACTCCGTCTTGCTGATCGCCCGCCGGCAGGCCCTACGGTGCGGCATGCACCGCCTCGGCCAGCGCCGGATCGTGTTCGAGGATGTACCAGCGGCGATGCAGCCACATCCACAGCTCCGGCCGCCGGTGGATCACCGGGGCGTAGCTGTCGTGGATCGCCTCGGTGGCCCGGTAGAGATCGAGCTTGCGGTCCTGCTCCCGTTCCGGCAGGGGAATCGGCCAGAAACGGAGGCGGAAGGAGAACCCGCGCCCCTCCCGCTCGATCGCCACGCCGAAGAGCGGCACCCCGTACTTGCGGACCACCGCCGCCGGCAGCGTGGTGCTGTTGGCCAGATGACCGAGAAACGGCACCTGCTCGCCCTGGCTCATGTGCTGGTCGATCATGACGGCGATCGACCGGCCCGCCCGAAGATCCTCCCTCAGCCAGCGCATCCCAGCCGTACGTGGGCGCATCACCGCGCCGAAACGCTGCCGGCATGCCCGCAGGAAATACTCCAGCGGCTCCTGCTCCATCGGCCGGTAGATGATCGAGGAGCCGTACCCGAGCATGGAGAACATCAACGCCCCCAGCTCCCAGTTGCAATGGTGGGCGGCGATCAGCACCACACCGTCGCCCCGCTCCATCGCCCGACGGAAGACCGCCTCGCCCTCCACCCGCACCCGCGACAGGAGGAAGCGGCGTGAACGGAGGAAGACGTGCGGCAGCTCGAACATGGAGCGCCCCAACTCGGCAAAGCTCTCGCGCGCCGTCCACGCCCGCCACCGACGGCCGCGGCCGGGATAGATCCGGGCGAGGTTGCCCAGTGCGATGCGACGGTGACGGCGAAGGAGGAGATAGGCCGCACGCCCGATGCCGGCCCCCAGGGCGCCGGCTACCCGCACCGGCAGCAGGCGGATCCCGAGGAAGAGCACCCGGACCGCCAA from Zetaproteobacteria bacterium harbors:
- a CDS encoding class I SAM-dependent methyltransferase; translation: MPHRRACRRAISKTEWLESQARQLACWGGGDVLDAARERLRARYLDRLRSWLPPLDEESEIIEIGCGPACLSREIGPGHKTLVDPLLDDIRRRFPGALPEDAAYINCAAESIPLPGRCADLILCINTLSFTQNPEIVLHEIARLLKPEGVVLLSVLVCAPLVARLHYLARRLLPPLRRRLRPYRFSRVAMEHTIARHLRIDRVAPVVERRGWWLSPADDELLILCGPREDGGR
- a CDS encoding lauroyl acyltransferase; this translates as MNRIGGWALVLAVRVLFLGIRLLPVRVAGALGAGIGRAAYLLLRRHRRIALGNLARIYPGRGRRWRAWTARESFAELGRSMFELPHVFLRSRRFLLSRVRVEGEAVFRRAMERGDGVVLIAAHHCNWELGALMFSMLGYGSSIIYRPMEQEPLEYFLRACRQRFGAVMRPRTAGMRWLREDLRAGRSIAVMIDQHMSQGEQVPFLGHLANSTTLPAAVVRKYGVPLFGVAIEREGRGFSFRLRFWPIPLPEREQDRKLDLYRATEAIHDSYAPVIHRRPELWMWLHRRWYILEHDPALAEAVHAAP